TCTAGGTCTACCGGTCTGGGGATCCCTCCTAAAAGTTACATCCACATCCCTCAAGAACCTATTCATTCCACTCCTTAAACCTGTGGGCGTGTGGGCTATTCCAAATTTACCCGGGATACCTGAAAATACCATTAAGCTGTTGGCTATTATGCTTTGAATTATTAGGTCATGTTCCACAACGAATGCAGCTGAAGATTTCGCCTCCACAATCCTCTTGATAACCCTAGCCACGGAGATTCTCTGCTCAACATCTAAATATGCACTTGGCTCATCCAGTAGGTATATGTTTGCATCCATGGATAGACATTTAGCTATGGCAACCCTCTGAAGCTCACCACCACTAAGCTCAGATAGATGTGAATCCAGTAGGTCTATGAGGTCTAGTGGTATTAGAATTTCACTCTTAAACCATGAGGAATTAAACTTGTCACCAGCAGCTTCAGCCAAAACCTCCTTAACAGTTAAATCCTCCTTAAAGGATATGTATTGAGGCTTGTAGCTAACCTTTAAACTGGATGTTGGAGTGTAACCTTCATCAACCTCCAAAACTCCTGCAAGAAGCTTTATGAATGTCGTCTTACCAATACCGTTTGGACCTAGAATCCCAATAACTTCACCTATATGTATGCTGCCAGGTTCAACCTTAAGTTCAAAATCCCCAAGCCTCTTCCTCATAGGACCCCACTCTAGGAATAAGCTTCCAGGAGCCCATTCAATATGTGGTGGAGCCACATCAAACCTAACTGGTTCACGCCTAAATAGGACGTTGTCTGAGGATATGTATCCATCAAGATAAATGTTTATTCCAACCCTAACACCATAAACTGGG
This portion of the Candidatus Methanomethylicota archaeon genome encodes:
- a CDS encoding ribosome biogenesis/translation initiation ATPase RLI; this translates as YRLPIPKPGIVLGLLGPNAVGKSTAIKILGGVIKPNLGRWDSPPDWDEIIRFYRGSELQTYFEKLSHGNLRVFLKPQYLDKIPSVVKGSVGEVLSRIDERGVLRDLADSLGLKGIWDRPLSVLSGGELQKVAVAAVALRDADVYLFDEPSSYLDVYERMRVAKVIRGLASKDKYVIVVEHDIAVLDYISDQVCIFYGNPGVYGVVTPVYGVRVGINIYLDGYISSDNVLFRREPVRFDVAPPHIEWAPGSLFLEWGPMRKRLGDFELKVEPGSIHIGEVIGILGPNGIGKTTFIKLLAGVLEVDEGYTPTSSLKVSYKPQYISFKEDLTVKEVLAEAAGDKFNSSWFKSEILIPLDLIDLLDSHLSELSGGELQRVAIAKCLSMDANIYLLDEPSAYLDVEQRISVARVIKRIVEAKSSAAFVVEHDLIIQSIIANSLMVFSGIPGKFGIAHTPTGLRSGMNRFLRDVDVTFRRDPQTGRPRVNKPDSWLDRHQKSIGEYYYYEAKE